The proteins below come from a single Limnobaculum xujianqingii genomic window:
- a CDS encoding MFS transporter codes for MSNHDNTRPSGLSDSPSRSPNMWLPIILASIILMVTMGIRQTVGLFVHPIIETTAMSIAEVSMALAIGQLMWGAFQPLFGAWADKKGALPVLIVGAVLIAMGQIGTLWASSFVPLTLAQGLFSPAGAAAGSFSVLIGIVASRLPTDKGSVASGLINAGGSMGQFIFAPLVQALVSLRGMSSGLLFLACSALVTIIPSWLLCRNGKIAKPHHSAVPVQNPQVEIGLKQQIKAAFRNPSYLLLHAGFLTCGFHVAFLTTHLPGEVSLCGHDASVSAVSLSLIGLCNIAGSIFAGILGKRFQMKYILAVLYASRALMIAIYLMSPKTELTFYIFAAATGLTWLATVPPTAGIVGKLFGTRYLATLFGFTLFTHQIGAFFGAWLGGLAMQYEGNLLWVWYADIALALLAAVVNLPIKERSEVVSLRAAS; via the coding sequence TTGAGTAATCACGATAATACCAGGCCTTCAGGATTGAGCGATTCCCCTTCTCGTTCGCCCAACATGTGGCTACCTATTATTCTGGCCAGTATTATCCTGATGGTTACCATGGGGATTCGCCAGACGGTCGGGTTGTTTGTTCATCCGATTATTGAAACTACTGCCATGAGCATCGCTGAAGTCAGTATGGCGCTGGCTATTGGTCAACTGATGTGGGGAGCTTTTCAGCCACTGTTTGGTGCCTGGGCTGATAAAAAGGGTGCTCTCCCTGTGTTGATTGTAGGCGCGGTGCTGATAGCCATGGGGCAAATAGGGACCTTATGGGCCTCTTCGTTTGTTCCACTGACTTTAGCTCAGGGGCTTTTTAGCCCGGCAGGCGCAGCAGCCGGGAGTTTTTCGGTGTTAATTGGTATTGTTGCCAGTCGTTTGCCAACGGATAAAGGCTCAGTAGCCAGCGGTCTTATTAACGCCGGTGGTTCCATGGGGCAATTCATTTTTGCACCGCTGGTTCAGGCGCTGGTGAGTCTGCGCGGTATGTCATCTGGTTTGCTCTTTCTGGCGTGTTCTGCGCTGGTTACTATCATTCCTTCATGGTTGCTTTGCCGAAATGGAAAAATAGCCAAACCTCACCATTCTGCCGTTCCGGTACAAAATCCTCAGGTCGAAATTGGGCTAAAGCAGCAGATCAAAGCGGCATTTCGCAACCCCAGTTATTTGCTATTGCACGCTGGATTTCTCACCTGCGGTTTTCATGTCGCCTTTCTTACCACCCACTTACCGGGAGAGGTTAGCCTGTGCGGGCATGATGCTTCGGTCTCTGCTGTGAGCTTGTCTCTTATTGGTTTGTGTAATATTGCGGGTAGTATCTTTGCCGGAATTCTGGGTAAGCGCTTTCAGATGAAATATATTCTGGCAGTGCTGTATGCCTCACGCGCGTTGATGATAGCCATTTATCTGATGTCACCTAAAACAGAGCTGACATTCTACATTTTTGCTGCCGCTACGGGTCTCACCTGGCTGGCGACGGTTCCGCCGACTGCGGGTATTGTCGGTAAACTATTTGGTACACGTTATCTGGCAACCTTATTTGGGTTTACGCTGTTTACCCATCAGATTGGTGCTTTTTTTGGGGCCTGGCTGGGTGGGCTGGCAATGCAGTATGAAGGCAATCTGTTGTGGGTATGGTATGCCGATATTGCGTTGGCGTTGCTGGCAGCGGTGGTTAATTTGCCGATTAAGGAGAGAAGTGAGGTGGTCTCGCTGCGAGCTGCGTCATAA
- the lysS gene encoding lysine--tRNA ligase encodes MSEQPQEHDAAQSIAELNNELQARREKLAALREQGNPFPNDFRRDVTSDKLHAEYDDKENEELEALGLEVAIAGRMMTRRIMGKASFATLQDVGGRIQIYVSRDDLPEGTYNEQFKKWDLGDIISARGKLFKTKTGELSVHCHEVRLLTKALRPLPDKFHGLADQETRYRQRYLDLITNDDSRRTFVIRSKIMATIRNFMVKRDFMEVETPMMQVIPGGATARPFITHHNALDIDMYLRIAPELYLKRLVVGGFERVFEINRNFRNEGVSPRHNPEFTMIELYMAYADYKDLIMLTEDLFRTLTQEVLGTSTVEYGDQTFDFGKPFTKMTMKEAICHYRPETNVADLDDMDKAKAIAESLGIKVEKSWGLGRVQCEIFEETAESHLIQPTFITEYPAEVSPLARRNDDNPFITDRFEFFIGGREIGNGFSELNDAEDQAQRFADQVSQKDAGDDEAMFYDEDYVTALEHGLPPTAGLGIGIDRMVMLLTNSHTIRDVILFPAMRPVK; translated from the coding sequence ATGTCTGAGCAACCTCAAGAGCATGATGCAGCGCAATCTATTGCGGAATTAAATAATGAGCTACAGGCTCGCCGTGAGAAGTTAGCTGCCCTGCGTGAACAGGGAAATCCGTTTCCGAATGATTTCCGTCGTGATGTCACATCTGACAAGCTACACGCAGAATATGACGACAAAGAAAATGAAGAGCTGGAAGCATTAGGTCTGGAAGTTGCGATTGCTGGTCGTATGATGACCCGCCGCATTATGGGTAAAGCCTCGTTCGCAACATTGCAGGATGTAGGTGGCCGCATTCAGATTTATGTTTCTCGTGACGATCTGCCGGAAGGTACTTACAACGAACAGTTTAAGAAGTGGGATCTGGGAGATATTATCTCTGCCCGCGGTAAACTGTTTAAGACTAAAACCGGTGAGTTATCGGTTCACTGTCATGAAGTTCGCCTGTTGACCAAAGCGTTACGTCCGCTGCCGGATAAATTCCATGGTCTGGCGGATCAGGAAACGCGTTATCGTCAGCGTTATTTAGATCTGATCACCAATGACGATTCTCGTCGTACTTTTGTGATTCGTTCTAAAATTATGGCCACTATTCGTAATTTCATGGTGAAACGTGACTTTATGGAAGTAGAAACGCCAATGATGCAGGTCATTCCTGGTGGTGCTACTGCGCGTCCATTTATTACCCATCACAATGCGCTGGATATCGATATGTATCTGCGTATTGCGCCGGAGCTGTATCTGAAACGTTTGGTGGTTGGTGGTTTTGAGCGGGTGTTCGAAATTAACCGTAACTTCCGTAATGAAGGTGTTTCTCCACGTCATAACCCTGAATTCACCATGATTGAGCTGTATATGGCCTATGCCGATTATAAAGACTTAATCATGCTGACTGAAGATCTGTTCCGCACCCTGACTCAGGAAGTATTAGGCACCAGCACGGTGGAATATGGCGATCAAACCTTTGATTTTGGTAAGCCATTTACCAAAATGACCATGAAAGAGGCCATTTGTCACTATCGTCCGGAAACCAACGTTGCCGATTTAGATGATATGGATAAAGCGAAAGCCATTGCTGAATCTTTAGGTATCAAAGTTGAGAAGAGCTGGGGTTTAGGCCGCGTTCAGTGTGAAATTTTTGAAGAAACCGCTGAAAGCCACCTGATTCAACCAACCTTTATCACTGAATATCCGGCTGAAGTATCACCATTAGCCCGTCGTAATGATGATAATCCGTTTATTACCGATCGCTTTGAGTTCTTTATCGGCGGCCGTGAAATCGGTAATGGCTTCTCTGAGCTGAATGATGCAGAAGATCAGGCGCAGCGTTTTGCCGATCAGGTTAGTCAGAAAGATGCCGGTGATGACGAAGCGATGTTCTACGATGAAGATTATGTTACTGCACTGGAGCATGGCTTACCGCCAACGGCTGGTTTAGGTATTGGTATTGATCGTATGGTAATGCTGTTAACCAATAGCCATACTATCCGTGATGTTATTTTGTTCCCGGCGATGCGCCCGGTGAAATAA
- a CDS encoding fumarylacetoacetate hydrolase family protein, translating into MKNNVFAVALNHKSQLAVWSSAFQQPPYQALPKTPVWFIKPHNTQIGPLAPIPYPSGEPEVLSGATLAVVIGKTARKVPVGEALAYIAGYALANDISLPETSFYRPAIKAKCCDGFCPIGETVAGINPEQLTIFTEVNGNEVDRWNTADLLRSASELVAALSDFATLQPGDKILIGTPHQRARIHPGDRVTVRAEGMPDLTNIVMQQGAAV; encoded by the coding sequence ATGAAGAACAATGTGTTTGCAGTAGCCCTGAATCATAAAAGTCAGCTTGCTGTCTGGAGCAGTGCATTTCAGCAGCCGCCCTATCAGGCGCTGCCTAAAACGCCGGTATGGTTTATTAAACCGCACAACACCCAAATTGGACCTCTGGCTCCTATCCCTTATCCATCGGGTGAACCAGAAGTGCTGAGTGGTGCCACGCTGGCAGTAGTGATTGGTAAAACAGCACGCAAAGTTCCGGTTGGAGAAGCCTTGGCCTATATCGCCGGTTATGCGCTGGCTAACGACATTAGTCTGCCGGAAACCAGTTTCTATCGCCCGGCTATTAAAGCCAAATGTTGCGATGGCTTCTGCCCGATTGGCGAAACCGTTGCGGGTATCAATCCTGAGCAATTAACTATTTTCACTGAAGTTAACGGCAACGAAGTTGACCGTTGGAATACCGCTGACCTCCTGCGTTCCGCCAGTGAACTGGTTGCTGCTCTGAGTGATTTCGCCACGTTGCAACCGGGAGACAAAATTCTGATTGGTACCCCTCATCAACGCGCCAGGATTCATCCCGGAGACCGGGTTACCGTTCGTGCCGAAGGAATGCCTGATTTAACCAATATCGTGATGCAACAAGGAGCTGCTGTATGA
- the hpaR gene encoding homoprotocatechuate degradation operon regulator HpaR yields the protein MHESLTIALLQAREAAMGFFRPILNEYNLTEQQWRIIRVLAEMHSCDFHLLAKQTCILRPSLTGILSRMERDGLIIRLKPLNDQRKLYVSLTDKGHQVYQQAKEHIEKGYRQIESSFSEEKLGELMVLLERFIAVVDNGNSEQIAEKSVN from the coding sequence ATGCACGAGTCCCTGACCATTGCCCTGTTGCAAGCGCGTGAAGCTGCAATGGGTTTTTTCCGTCCAATCCTCAATGAATATAATCTGACGGAGCAGCAGTGGCGTATCATTCGGGTATTGGCAGAAATGCACTCCTGTGATTTTCACCTTCTGGCAAAACAAACCTGCATTCTGCGCCCCAGCCTGACAGGAATTTTATCGCGCATGGAACGCGACGGCTTAATCATCCGCCTTAAACCCCTCAACGATCAGCGCAAACTCTACGTCTCACTAACCGATAAAGGCCACCAGGTATACCAACAGGCAAAAGAACACATTGAAAAAGGCTACCGCCAAATAGAAAGCAGCTTCTCCGAAGAAAAACTGGGAGAACTCATGGTACTGCTGGAACGGTTTATTGCAGTAGTGGATAACGGGAATAGTGAGCAGATTGCTGAAAAATCAGTGAATTAA
- a CDS encoding fumarylacetoacetate hydrolase family protein produces the protein MRHARIQYQNQPYQVTIDDQQRAILADGTQLAAGSFEWLPPADGTLFALGLNYADHAAELEFKAPEEPLIFIKASNTLTGHQQVSVRPDNVDYMHYESELVVVIGKTARNVSREQAMEYVGGYTVCNDYAIRDYLENYYRPNLRVKSRDTLTPIGPWIVDKEDVADPHNLTLTTHVNGELRQKGSTKDLIFDIPFLIAYLSQFMTLQPGDMIATGTPKGLSDVVPGDEVIVEVEGVGRLSNRIVSETEYEETLSCK, from the coding sequence ATGAGACACGCCCGTATTCAATATCAGAACCAGCCTTATCAGGTCACGATCGACGATCAACAGCGAGCGATACTGGCAGACGGTACTCAGCTTGCAGCAGGCAGCTTTGAATGGCTACCGCCGGCAGATGGCACCCTGTTTGCATTAGGTCTGAACTATGCAGACCACGCTGCCGAGCTGGAGTTTAAAGCGCCGGAAGAGCCGCTGATCTTTATTAAGGCCTCCAATACGTTGACTGGCCACCAGCAGGTGAGCGTTCGCCCTGATAACGTTGATTACATGCATTACGAATCGGAACTGGTGGTGGTGATAGGTAAAACCGCCCGCAATGTCAGCCGTGAGCAAGCCATGGAATATGTAGGTGGTTACACGGTATGTAATGACTATGCCATCCGCGATTATCTGGAGAATTACTACCGCCCTAATCTGCGAGTGAAAAGCCGCGATACCCTGACGCCTATTGGCCCATGGATTGTGGACAAAGAAGACGTTGCCGATCCGCATAACCTGACGCTCACCACTCACGTCAATGGCGAACTGCGCCAGAAAGGATCTACCAAAGATCTGATTTTCGACATTCCTTTTCTGATCGCTTACCTGAGCCAGTTTATGACACTACAGCCAGGGGACATGATCGCGACCGGTACGCCAAAAGGCCTCTCTGATGTCGTGCCCGGTGATGAAGTGATTGTTGAAGTAGAAGGCGTAGGACGCCTGAGCAACCGGATTGTAAGTGAAACTGAATATGAGGAAACCCTGTCATGCAAATGA
- a CDS encoding LTA synthase family protein: MWFFRFRQAFVALLLPWLLAVLTQTAGRTYLLSAYGSNEILAGFDSDVTRMFWIGGLFDIRIASLLFIPCLLIAALLAVSQRSFHFWQRFWPWLATLLSTLVLTITVGNIFYYATYDRAIDIFVFGLIEDDTVAVLTTMWQDYPVIRGLLGLGLFALLVFWLYRRWQRWLSAKPEHRLSLPVGALTTLLILAIGFVGMRGSVGTFPLRQSDAQVSELKMLNMLTPNGLMALNWAFKAHSENNHFAEASDQQGQELLSRFLDKPTPAGLAPFMAKTDVNSVAKQTPPNVVFAVMESMGYYLESYDRPDRDLFGALKQHWVSDWRFERFISEGDGTIDSLSRFFVRSPMSGITQSSAQSLDFASNMFKPWLANGYKVVFVTSGNGSWRNLNQFLSHLGVSEFMEQNGLKKRYPEAQLGTWGVPDEFMFRYIEERLAEADKKGEHVLIMSMSTTHHPPYKTPDGYQKTQIVLNDAEKQRLSNLATGETLDEVMQTLRYTNDQLGQFISWVKSQPLGARTIIAATGDHNIRGIGYPDTRERVLGHGVPFYLYVPQAYRQQSYFDAARVGSHKDIWPTLYQLSLSDTPYYKTGCNLLAEHLDDTWCQGYNPEAIITLQGAYLLTDKGEYQPWASDKGLLLGEPQAMTPEQQKQFNRWSGFTDLLLWQLNRQVHKQQ; encoded by the coding sequence ATGTGGTTTTTCAGATTTCGACAAGCTTTTGTCGCGCTTTTATTGCCCTGGCTATTGGCGGTATTGACTCAAACCGCAGGCAGAACTTATCTGCTATCAGCTTACGGTTCGAACGAAATTCTGGCGGGTTTCGATTCTGATGTAACACGGATGTTTTGGATCGGTGGTCTGTTTGATATTCGGATCGCCAGTCTGCTGTTTATTCCCTGCCTGTTGATTGCCGCCTTGTTGGCGGTAAGTCAGCGCAGCTTTCATTTTTGGCAGCGCTTCTGGCCCTGGCTGGCAACGTTATTAAGCACGCTGGTACTGACGATCACCGTTGGCAATATCTTTTACTATGCCACCTACGATCGGGCGATTGATATCTTTGTCTTTGGGCTGATTGAAGACGATACAGTCGCCGTATTAACCACCATGTGGCAGGACTATCCGGTTATTCGTGGTCTGTTGGGTTTGGGGCTGTTTGCCCTGTTGGTTTTCTGGCTTTATCGTCGCTGGCAGCGTTGGCTGAGTGCTAAACCAGAACATCGCCTTAGTCTGCCAGTCGGTGCGTTAACTACCCTGCTGATTCTGGCTATTGGCTTTGTTGGAATGCGCGGATCTGTGGGTACCTTCCCTCTGCGTCAGTCAGATGCGCAGGTTTCCGAACTCAAAATGTTAAATATGCTAACGCCTAACGGGTTGATGGCTCTCAATTGGGCGTTTAAAGCTCACAGCGAGAATAACCATTTTGCCGAGGCCTCTGACCAACAAGGGCAGGAACTGTTGAGTCGTTTTCTGGATAAACCAACCCCAGCCGGACTGGCACCATTTATGGCCAAAACCGACGTTAATTCAGTGGCGAAACAAACTCCGCCTAATGTGGTTTTCGCCGTAATGGAGAGCATGGGCTATTACCTTGAAAGTTACGATCGTCCGGATCGCGATCTGTTTGGTGCGTTAAAACAGCATTGGGTCAGCGACTGGCGTTTTGAACGTTTTATCTCGGAAGGTGATGGTACTATCGATAGCTTAAGCCGCTTTTTTGTCCGTAGTCCGATGAGCGGTATTACGCAGTCCAGCGCTCAATCCCTCGATTTTGCCAGTAATATGTTTAAGCCCTGGTTGGCTAATGGCTATAAGGTGGTTTTCGTTACTTCCGGTAATGGCTCATGGCGGAACCTTAACCAGTTTCTTTCTCATCTTGGGGTTAGCGAATTCATGGAGCAAAACGGCCTGAAAAAACGCTATCCCGAAGCGCAGTTAGGAACCTGGGGTGTGCCGGATGAATTTATGTTCCGCTACATTGAAGAGCGGCTGGCAGAAGCAGATAAAAAAGGTGAGCATGTGCTGATTATGTCCATGTCCACCACTCATCATCCTCCTTATAAAACACCGGATGGCTACCAGAAAACCCAAATCGTACTGAATGATGCAGAAAAGCAGCGCCTGAGCAATCTGGCAACCGGTGAGACTCTTGACGAAGTGATGCAGACCCTGCGTTACACCAACGATCAACTGGGGCAGTTTATCAGTTGGGTGAAATCACAGCCGTTAGGCGCCCGTACCATTATCGCCGCCACCGGCGACCATAATATTCGCGGGATTGGTTATCCTGATACCCGTGAGCGAGTGCTGGGGCACGGAGTACCGTTCTATCTGTATGTTCCACAGGCCTATCGTCAACAGAGTTATTTCGATGCTGCTCGTGTTGGTAGCCACAAGGATATCTGGCCAACTCTGTATCAATTGAGCCTGTCGGATACGCCATACTATAAAACTGGCTGCAATCTGCTGGCAGAACATCTGGATGATACCTGGTGTCAGGGTTACAACCCGGAAGCGATTATTACTCTGCAGGGCGCTTATCTTTTGACGGACAAAGGTGAATATCAGCCATGGGCTTCCGATAAAGGTCTGCTGTTGGGAGAACCTCAAGCTATGACTCCGGAACAACAGAAGCAGTTTAACCGCTGGAGTGGGTTTACTGATTTGTTGTTGTGGCAGTTGAACAGGCAGGTACATAAGCAGCAGTAG
- the prfB gene encoding peptide chain release factor 2 (programmed frameshift): MFEINPVKNQIQDLSERTAVLRGYLDYDAKKERLEEVNAELEQPDVWNEPERAQALGKERSSLEAIVETIDQIEQGVEDVTGLLELAVEADDEDTFNETIEEVNLLEDKLAQLEFRRMFSGEYDSADCYIDIQAGSGGTEAQDWASMLVRMYLRWAEAKGFKTEMIEESDGDVAGTKSATIKVIGDYAYGWLRTETGVHRLVRKSPFDSGGRRHTSFSSAFVYPEVDDDIDIDINPADLRIDVYRASGAGGQHVNKTESAVRITHMPTNIVVQCQNDRSQHKNKDQAMRQLKAKLYEYEMQKKNADKQVMEDNKSDIGWGSQIRSYVLDDSRIKDLRTGVETRNTQAVLDGDLDRFIEASLKAGL, encoded by the exons ATGTTTGAAATTAATCCGGTAAAAAACCAGATCCAGGATCTGTCCGAGCGGACAGCGGTTCTTCGGGGGTATCTT GACTATGATGCCAAGAAGGAACGTCTGGAAGAGGTCAATGCAGAACTAGAACAACCTGATGTCTGGAATGAGCCAGAGCGCGCTCAGGCACTGGGTAAAGAACGTTCTTCCCTTGAAGCTATCGTAGAAACAATCGATCAAATTGAGCAGGGTGTTGAAGATGTCACCGGGCTGCTGGAACTGGCAGTAGAAGCGGATGACGAAGACACTTTTAATGAGACGATTGAAGAAGTCAATTTGCTGGAAGATAAATTAGCCCAGTTAGAGTTCCGCCGTATGTTCTCCGGCGAATATGACAGCGCCGATTGTTATATTGATATTCAGGCTGGTTCTGGCGGTACTGAAGCCCAGGACTGGGCCAGCATGCTGGTACGGATGTACCTGCGCTGGGCTGAAGCCAAAGGCTTCAAAACCGAAATGATTGAAGAGTCTGATGGTGATGTGGCAGGTACTAAATCAGCCACCATTAAAGTTATTGGTGATTATGCTTATGGCTGGCTGCGCACCGAAACCGGCGTTCATCGTTTAGTGCGTAAGAGCCCGTTTGACTCCGGTGGCCGTCGTCATACCTCATTCAGTTCTGCTTTCGTCTATCCGGAAGTGGACGATGACATTGATATTGATATCAACCCGGCGGATTTACGCATTGACGTATACCGCGCTTCCGGTGCCGGTGGTCAGCACGTTAACAAAACCGAATCTGCGGTACGCATTACCCATATGCCGACCAATATTGTGGTGCAGTGCCAGAATGACCGCTCTCAGCATAAGAATAAAGATCAGGCCATGCGACAGCTGAAAGCTAAGTTGTATGAGTATGAGATGCAAAAGAAAAATGCGGATAAGCAGGTAATGGAAGATAACAAATCGGATATCGGATGGGGTAGCCAGATTCGTTCTTATGTACTGGATGATTCACGCATCAAAGATTTACGTACCGGCGTTGAAACCCGTAATACTCAGGCCGTATTAGATGGCGACCTGGACAGATTTATTGAAGCAAGCTTAAAAGCTGGGCTATAA
- a CDS encoding MarR family winged helix-turn-helix transcriptional regulator, whose product MQIALPQDPCLCIRMRRAAQRMTDYYDKTLLPSGISVNQYSLLINIARLGECGTGELAEKVGLEKSTLVRTLKPLLTAELIADASADESRKRRLSLTSKGEYTLQKAIPLWQQAQSKFKQQLGEEYESLMGFFNTANTL is encoded by the coding sequence ATGCAAATAGCACTTCCTCAGGATCCCTGTTTATGTATCCGTATGCGTCGGGCGGCACAAAGAATGACCGACTATTATGACAAAACGCTGTTACCCAGTGGTATTAGTGTTAATCAGTACTCACTGCTGATTAATATCGCTCGCCTTGGGGAATGTGGTACGGGTGAGCTGGCGGAAAAAGTTGGATTGGAGAAAAGCACTCTGGTACGTACGTTAAAACCGCTGCTTACCGCAGAACTAATTGCCGATGCTTCTGCTGATGAAAGCCGTAAACGTCGTCTTAGCCTGACCTCAAAAGGTGAGTACACACTACAAAAAGCTATTCCTCTGTGGCAGCAGGCTCAAAGCAAATTTAAGCAACAGCTCGGCGAAGAGTATGAAAGCCTGATGGGCTTTTTCAATACCGCCAATACGCTATAA